From the Devosia sp. FJ2-5-3 genome, the window GACCGTATTCGAGCTCCACCGGAGTGGGACGCCCGAAAATCGACACTTCCACCTTGAGGCGGGAGCGCTCTTCGTCGACTTCCTCGACAATGCCATTGAAGCTGGCAAAGGGGCCGTCGGAAACGCGAACGCTTTCGCCAACCTCGAAGCTGACGGAAGGCTTGGGATGCTCAACGCCTTCCTGCACCTGCTGCAGGATCGACATGGCTTCCTTTTCGGAGATCGGCATGGGCTTGTTATCAGCGCCCAGGAAACCGGTCACCTTGGGAGTGTTCTTGATCAGATGGAAAGTCTGATCGGTAAGATCCATCTTCACCAGA encodes:
- the nusG gene encoding transcription termination/antitermination protein NusG; the protein is MAKRWYIVQAYSNFERKVADAIKEKVAQTKLEHLFDDVIVPTEKVVEVRRGRKVDTERKFFPGYVLVKMDLTDQTFHLIKNTPKVTGFLGADNKPMPISEKEAMSILQQVQEGVEHPKPSVSFEVGESVRVSDGPFASFNGIVEEVDEERSRLKVEVSIFGRPTPVELEYGQVEKV